A stretch of the Capsicum annuum cultivar UCD-10X-F1 chromosome 8, UCD10Xv1.1, whole genome shotgun sequence genome encodes the following:
- the LOC107840359 gene encoding B3 domain-containing protein At5g60140 isoform X1: MSPTDIAMMEKALVKIDDPTCSKRRRVYEEEEETEEDEEEEEEDCEEENERAGTSKKKASRSKAGCKRATTRKMRDIPDLYGADIFKNGRATQPKNPYFVAKIRAKKRDHLYIPVDVVRDYNLEIPSRMTIRDPAGREFEAKRKDWKDGRIWLTGGWRNLCWWNLVEKDDRCICEFMRGKGKKSLYLQVQVVYEGSVSNRNNKYKK, from the exons ATGAGTCCAACTGATATTGCTATGATGGAAAAAGCCTTAGTGAAGATAGATGATCCAACATGTTCAAAACGCAGACGCGTttatgaagaggaagaggaaACTGAAGAGgatgaagaggaagaggaagaagattgTGAAGAGGAGAATGAACGGGCTGGCACATCTAAGAAAAAGGCGTCACGTTCAAAAG CTGGATGCAAAAGAGCCACTACTCGCAAGATGAGGGATATCCCTGACCTCTATGGTGCAGATATATTCAAAAATGGACGTGCAACTCAGCCTAAAAATCCTTACTTCGTAGCAAAAATACGAGCAAAAAAGAGAGACCACCTG TACATTCCAGTTGATGTGGTGAGAGACTACAATCTTGAAATCCCTTCAAGAATGACCATCCGCGACCCTGCTGGCCGAGAATTTGAGGCAAAACGCAAGGATTGGAAGGACGGTAGAATATGGCTAACTGGCGGATGGCGCAATTTATGTTGGTGGAACCTTGTGGAGAAAGATGACAGGTGTATCTGTGAATTTATgagaggaaaaggaaaaaaaagccTTTACTTGCAAGTTCAAGTTGTCTATGAAGGATCAGTTTCCAACCGCAACAACAAGTACAAGAAATAG
- the LOC107840359 gene encoding uncharacterized protein LOC107840359 isoform X2, translated as MATMTTFSAATVSSTAIIGTGRKSFQKATKVKYIDGLNSFGGLKANNHVASLGLPMSTEQSFAKIVSSLRTPSSQAKGGGALSSTCNAASEIFRIASIITGLTLVGVAVGFVLLRIEAAVEESE; from the coding sequence ATGGCAACAATGACAACATTCTCAGCAGCAACAGTAAGTTCAACAGCCATTATAGGCACAGGCAGAAAATCTTTCCAGAAAGCAACCAAAGTGAAGTACATTGATGGATTGAACTCATTTGGAGGGCTAAAGGCAAACAACCATGTTGCCTCATTAGGCCTCCCTATGTCTACTGAACAATCTTTTGCAAAGATTGTTAGCTCATTGAGAACCCCATCATCACAAGCCAAAGGTGGAGGAGCTTTGTCCTCTACCTGCAATGCTGCTTCTGAGATTTTCAGGATTGCTTCCATTATTACTGGCTTGACTCTTGTTGGAGTTGCTGTTGGATTCGTCCTCCTCCGAATTGAAGCTGCTGTAGAGGAATCTGAATGA
- the LOC107840358 gene encoding uncharacterized protein LOC107840358 has product MTRFSSRRRCSYPLLVCSLVGFLILLHFSSLGSYKGIQEGQIQERYEELEEIQTSQSRGSQSQSSQANLLIDEFLDKSSKLRHIFFPTKRTSIDPRKSTKDDTFYYYPGRIWFDTDGHPIQAHGGGILYDERSRMYYWYGEYKNGPTYVAPGKNVARVDIIGVGCYSSKDLWTWKNEGIVLAAEERDEDHDLHKSKVLERPKVIYNEKTGKYVMWMHIDDANYSKASVGIAISNSPTDPFQYLYSKRPNGFDSRDMTLFKDDDGRAYVVYSSVHNRELHIGLLDQNYVDVTNVMSRVLVGQYREAPALFKYQGTYYMITSGCSGWAPNEALAHVAESIMGPWETIGNPSVGANKVFRVTTFFAQSTYVLPISPGLFIFMADRWNPDDLRESRYVWLPLTVEEVVGSQRPRVSIFWHKRWKLLKSPV; this is encoded by the coding sequence ATGACTCGATTCTCGTCAAGAAGAAGATGCTCATACCCTTTACTGGTTTGTAGTTTGGTGGGGTTCTTGATTTTGCTTCATTTCTCATCTTTGGGTAGTTACAAAGGTATTCAAGAAGGGCAGATCCAAGAAAGATATGAAGAGTTGGAGGAGATCCAAACATCTCAGTCAAGAGGAAGCCAAAGCCAATCCTCACAAGCCAACTTGCtaattgatgaatttcttgataaGTCTTCTAAACTCAGGCACATTTTCTTTCCTACCAAGAGAACTAGCATAGACCCTAGAAAGAGTACTAAAGATGACACCTTTTACTATTATCCTGGTAGAATTTGGTTTGATACTGATGGACATCCTATTCAAGCTCATGGGGGTGGAATTCTTTATGACGAAAGATCAAGAATGTATTACTGGTATGGCGAGTACAAGAATGGTCCGACTTATGTAGCTCCCGGGAAGAATGTAGCTCGGGTAGATATCATTGGTGTTGGCTGCTACTCTTCTAAGGATTTGTGGACTTGGAAGAATGAGGGCATTGTACTAGCTGCGGAGGAACGTGATGAGGATCATGACCTTCACAAGTCTAAAGTGTTGGAGAGGCCGAAAGTGATCTACAATGAGAAGACGGGTAAATATGTAATGTGGATGCACATTGATGATGCAAATTATTCTAAAGCTTCTGTTGGAATTGCCATAAGCAATTCCCCTACTGATCCTTTTCAATATCTATATAGTAAAAGGCCTAATGGTTTTGACAGCAGGgatatgactttgttcaaagatgatGATGGTAGGGCATATGTCGTTTACTCCTCTGTGCACAACAGGGAGCTTCATATTGGTCTTCTTGATCAGAACTATGTGGATGTTACTAATGTTATGTCAAGGGTTCTTGTCGGGCAGTACAGAGAGGCCCCAGCCTTGTTCAAGTATCAAGGAACTTACTACATGATCACATCAGGATGCAGTGGTTGGGCACCAAATGAGGCACTGGCTCATGTGGCTGAATCAATTATGGGACCATGGGAGACTATAGGGAATCCAAGTGTAGGTGCAAACAAAGTGTTTCGAGTCACTACGTTCTTTGCTCAAAGCACATATGTGCTCCCCATTTCTCCtggtttgtttattttcatgGCAGATCGCTGGAATCCAGATGATTTGCGCGAGTCTAGATATGTATGGCTTCCTTTAACCGTGGAGGAAGTAGTTGGAAGTCAACGACCAAGAGTATCTATCTTTTGGCACAAAAGATGGAAGCTCCTTAAAAGTCCGGTATAG
- the LOC107840363 gene encoding pentatricopeptide repeat-containing protein At2g15630, mitochondrial has protein sequence MRSATLSPLSLRRFSTLTLSKSTSPTIPITPEVLLQSIASSQWQFIKHLTGQLNPTLISATLPNLCSSPLQVLTFIGNLSPSCLDISCYCLAISILSRLPSPKQATNLIKKVVNSRVASHNEIFHGLVSAREKLEIKSSIVLDLLVRAYCELKKGEEALKSFYLMKQKGIVPKVETCNDLLSLFLKLNRTHLAWIVYAEMFRMKINSTVCTFNIMINVLCREGKLKKAKEFIEHMQCLGVKPNLISYNTVIHGYCLRGDMEGANKIFEDMATKGIGPDSYTFNSLIRGMVKVGRENEVSSLLEKMKTFGLIPTAVTYNTLIDSCCNRGDLEKAFFYRDEMVKIGIVPSVATYNLLIHALFLDGRMAETDDLLNDMSEKRVLPDGITYNILINGYCRAGNAKKAFTFYDEMLCRGLQPTIITYTSLIKVLGKRNRMKEADDLVVEILRKGIFPDLIMFNALIDGHCANDNVERAFDILSEMNKMNVQPDEVTYNTLMQGYCKKGKVEEACMLLEEMNGRGIKPDHISYNTLISGYSRRGDMDEAFRVRDDMLSAGFNPTLLTYNALIQGLCKKQEGLLAEELLKEMVSNGITPDDSTYLALIEAIGNVDGFLERKDTS, from the coding sequence ATGAGAAGCGCCACTCTTTCTCCCCTCTCCCTCCGGCGTTTCTCTACACTTACTCTCTCCAAATCAACTTCTCCTACAATCCCCATTACTCCCGAGGTTCTTCTACAATCGATCGCTTCTTCTCAgtggcaattcatcaaacaccttacagGACAACTAAACCCCACCTTAATTTCCGCCACTCTTCCAAACCTCTGTTCATCTCCACTCCAAGTACTCACTTTCATCGGAAATCTAAGTCCCAGTTGCTTAGACATTTCATGTTATTGCCTTGCAATTTCAATACTCTCCCGTCTTCCCTCGCCTAAACAAGCCACAAATCTTATCAAGAAAGTGGTTAATTCCCGCGTTGCGTCGCATAATGAGATTTTCCACGGGCTTGTGAGTGCGCGGGAGAAGTTGGAGATAAAGAGTTCGATTGTGTTGGATTTGCTTGTAAGGGCTTATTGTGAATTGAAGAAAGGCGAGGAGGCGTTGAAGTCCTTTTATTTGATGAAGCAGAAGGGGATTGTGCCCAAAGTGGAGACTTGTAATGATTTGTTGAGTCTTTTTCTTAAATTGAATAGGACCCATTTGGCGTGGATTGTGTATGCCGAGATGTTTAGGATGAAGATTAATTCTACTGTATGTACGTTTAATATAATGATCAATGTACTATGTAGAGAAGGGAAGTTGAAGAAAGCAAAAGAGTTCATTGAACATATGCAGTGTTTAGGGGTTAAGCCGAATTTAATATCGTATAATACTGTGATTCATGGTTATTGTTTGAGGGGGGATATGGAAGGAGCGAATAAGATTTTTGAGGATATGGCGACAAAAGGAATTGGACCTGATTCGTATACGTTCAATTCTCTAATTAGAGGGATGGTGAAAGTGGGGAGGGAAAATGAGGTGTCTTCCTTGTTAGAGAAAATGAAAACGTTCGGGTTGATCCCTACGGCAGTGACTTACAATACTCTGATAGATTCATGCTGCAATAGGGGGGACCTAGAAAAGGCATTTTTTTACAGGGATGAGATGGTTAAGATTGGCATTGTGCCGAGTGTTGCTACATATAACTTGTTGATCCATGCATTGTTTCTTGATGGCAGAATGGCGGAAACTGATGATTTGCTGAACGATATGTCAGAAAAGAGAGTACTTCCCGATGGCATTACATATAACATATTGATCAATGGCTATTGCAGGGCGGGAAATGCAAAGAAGGCATTTACTTTCTATGATGAAATGTTGTGTAGGGGTCTTCAACCGACGATTATCACTTATACATCACTAATCAAAGTCTTGGGCAAAAGGAATAGGATGAAAGAAGCAGATGATTTGGTTGTTGAAATATTGCGGAAAGGGATTTTTCCAGATTTGATTATGTTCAATGCATTGATTGATGGCCATTGTGCCAACGATAATGTTGAGCGTGCTTTCGATATATTGAGTGAGATGAATAAAATGAATGTTCAGCCTGATGAAGTTACCTACAATACTCTGATGCAAGGGTATTGTAAGAAGGGTAAAGTTGAAGAAGCTTGTATGCTTCTTGAGGAAATGAACGGAAGAGGAATTAAACCTGATCATATCAGCTATAACACTCTAATCAGTGGGTATAGTAGGAGAGGTGACATGGACGAAGCATTCAGAGTTCGTGATGACATGTTAAGTGCAGGTTTTAACCCCACTCTTCTCACTTACAATGCTCTCATACAAGGATTGTGCAAAAAACAGGAAGGTTTACTTGCTGAAGAACTTCTCAAAGAAATGGTTAGTAATGGCATTACTCCTGATGATAGCACTTACCTTGCTTTGATTGAAGCTATTGGTAATGTCGATGGTTTTTTGGAGAGAAAAGACACATCATAA
- the LOC107840364 gene encoding diphthamide biosynthesis protein 3, with protein MSYDDVEIEDMEWNDELKAFTYPCPCGDLFQITNEELKIGEEIARCPSCSLYITVIYNIEDFLGDSKKHVEPSKQQPIAVA; from the coding sequence ATGTCGTACGACGACGTGGAAATCGAGGACATGGAGTGGAACGATGAGCTCAAAGCTTTCACATATCCTTGTCCGTGCGGTGACTTGTTCCAGATCACGAATGAAGAGTTGAAGATTGGGGAAGAGATCGCTCGATGTCCTAGTTGTTCCCTTTATATTACTGTTATATATAATATCGAAGATTTTCTCGGAGATTCTAAGAAACATGTCGAGCCTTCGAAACAACAGCCAATTGCTGTCGCTTGA